In Isoptericola jiangsuensis, the following proteins share a genomic window:
- a CDS encoding RsmB/NOP family class I SAM-dependent RNA methyltransferase: protein MSDDRRDDRGRQRGAARSQGRGHRSGQAPSQRSRRTDPARTAAFDVLREVDASDAYANLVLPPLLRERGLTGRDAAFATEVCYGTLRLRGRYDAILAACVDRPLDRLDPDVLDVLRLGAHQLLGMRVPAHAAVSETVGLARDRVGAGPAQMVNAVLRKVGRTTLAEWLDRLRDDAPDQVTALATVGSHPVWITRALREALHGNGRDAGEVADLLEADNTAPRVTLVARPGLVDPAALADGSDARLEAGRLAPSARVLASGADPAALPAVADGRGGVQDEGSQLVTLALAAVPLDGPDARWLDLCAGPGGKAALLGALAAQRDATLVANEVQPHRARLVRRGVRALPDGVVDVRTGDGRAVGDDEPGLYDRVLVDAPCTGLGALRRRPESRWRRTPADLGTLTGLQAELLASALDAVRPGGVVAYVTCSPHLAETRHVVDDVLRRRDDVERLDARAAVRDVLVPGASIDLGADDGGAHGLDVQLWPHVHGTDAMHLTLLRRR, encoded by the coding sequence ATGAGCGACGACCGCCGCGACGACCGGGGCCGCCAGCGCGGCGCCGCCCGCTCCCAGGGCCGCGGCCACCGCAGCGGCCAGGCGCCCTCGCAGCGCAGCCGCCGCACCGACCCCGCCCGCACCGCCGCGTTCGACGTGCTGCGCGAGGTCGACGCGTCCGACGCCTACGCCAACCTCGTCCTGCCGCCCCTGCTGCGCGAGCGCGGCCTGACGGGCCGCGACGCCGCGTTCGCCACCGAGGTCTGCTACGGCACCCTGCGCCTGCGCGGCCGCTACGACGCCATCCTCGCCGCCTGCGTCGACCGGCCCCTCGACCGCCTCGACCCCGACGTCCTCGACGTGCTGCGTCTGGGCGCCCACCAGCTCCTCGGCATGCGCGTGCCCGCTCACGCCGCCGTCTCCGAGACCGTCGGCCTCGCCCGCGACCGCGTGGGCGCCGGCCCCGCCCAGATGGTCAACGCCGTCCTGCGCAAGGTCGGCCGCACCACCCTCGCCGAGTGGCTCGACCGCCTGCGCGACGACGCCCCCGACCAGGTGACCGCGCTGGCGACCGTCGGCTCCCACCCCGTGTGGATCACCCGCGCCCTGCGCGAGGCCCTGCACGGCAACGGCCGCGATGCCGGCGAGGTCGCCGACCTCCTCGAGGCCGACAACACCGCTCCCCGCGTGACCCTGGTCGCCCGCCCCGGCCTCGTCGACCCGGCGGCGCTCGCGGACGGCTCCGACGCCCGCCTCGAGGCCGGACGCCTCGCCCCGTCCGCGCGGGTCCTCGCCTCCGGCGCCGACCCCGCCGCCCTGCCCGCGGTCGCCGACGGTCGTGGGGGCGTGCAGGACGAGGGCTCCCAGCTCGTCACCCTGGCTCTGGCCGCCGTGCCCCTCGACGGCCCGGACGCCCGCTGGCTCGACCTGTGCGCCGGCCCCGGTGGCAAGGCCGCGCTCCTCGGTGCGCTCGCCGCGCAGCGTGACGCCACCCTGGTGGCCAACGAGGTGCAGCCGCACCGGGCCCGCCTCGTGCGCCGGGGCGTGCGCGCCCTGCCCGACGGCGTCGTCGACGTCCGCACCGGCGACGGTCGCGCGGTGGGTGACGACGAGCCGGGTCTCTACGACCGCGTCCTGGTGGACGCGCCCTGCACCGGCCTCGGCGCCCTGCGCCGCCGCCCCGAGTCCCGCTGGCGGCGCACCCCTGCCGACCTCGGCACCCTCACCGGCCTGCAGGCCGAGCTCCTGGCCTCCGCGCTCGACGCCGTCCGCCCCGGGGGAGTGGTGGCGTACGTGACGTGCTCCCCGCACCTGGCGGAGACCCGGCACGTCGTCGACGACGTCCTGCGTCGCCGCGACGACGTCGAGCGGCTCGACGCCCGCGCCGCCGTGCGCGACGTCCTCGTCCCCGGGGCGTCGATCGACCTGGGTGCCGACGACGGGGGAGCCCACGGCCTCGACGTCCAGCTCTGGCCGCACGTCCACGGCACCGACGCCATGCACCTCACCCTGCTGCGCCGCCGCTGA
- the fmt gene encoding methionyl-tRNA formyltransferase has product MRLLFAGTPEPAVPALRALLASDHEVVAVLTRADAPAGRGRRLVPSPVRVAAEEAGIPVLTDVPRGEEFVARLRDLDVDAAPVVAYGHLLRPEVLAVPRLGWVNLHFSVLPAWRGAAPVQHAVLAGDEVTGATTFLLDEGMDTGPVLGTTTETIRPRDTTGDLLGRLADSGAHLLVATLDALATGDLAPAPQSPEGASYAPKITRDDALVRWDDPALAVDRRVRAVTPAPGAWTTLPDGARLGLGPVAPRPDVTDLAPGVLRAGKQEVLVGTATHAVALGDVQPVGKKPMAAADWARGAGRTVVETGRLGETR; this is encoded by the coding sequence GTGCGTCTCCTCTTCGCCGGAACCCCCGAACCCGCCGTGCCCGCCCTGCGGGCGCTCCTCGCCTCCGACCACGAGGTCGTCGCCGTCCTCACCCGCGCCGACGCCCCCGCCGGGCGCGGCCGCCGCCTCGTGCCCAGCCCCGTACGCGTCGCCGCCGAGGAGGCCGGGATCCCCGTGCTCACCGACGTCCCGCGCGGCGAGGAGTTCGTCGCCCGCCTGCGCGACCTCGACGTCGACGCCGCACCCGTCGTCGCCTACGGCCACCTCCTGCGCCCCGAGGTCCTCGCCGTGCCCCGCCTCGGCTGGGTGAACCTGCACTTCTCCGTCCTGCCCGCCTGGCGCGGCGCCGCCCCCGTGCAGCACGCCGTCCTCGCCGGGGACGAGGTCACCGGCGCCACCACGTTCCTCCTCGACGAGGGCATGGACACCGGCCCGGTGCTCGGCACCACCACCGAGACCATCCGCCCCCGCGACACCACCGGCGACCTCCTGGGCCGGCTCGCCGACTCCGGCGCCCACCTGCTCGTCGCCACCCTCGACGCCCTCGCCACCGGAGACCTCGCGCCCGCCCCGCAGAGCCCCGAGGGCGCCTCCTACGCCCCCAAGATCACCCGCGACGACGCCCTCGTGCGCTGGGACGACCCGGCGCTCGCGGTCGACCGCCGCGTCCGCGCCGTCACCCCCGCCCCCGGCGCCTGGACCACCCTGCCCGACGGCGCCCGCCTCGGCCTCGGCCCCGTCGCCCCCCGCCCCGACGTCACCGACCTCGCCCCCGGCGTCCTGCGCGCCGGCAAGCAGGAGGTGCTCGTCGGCACCGCCACCCACGCCGTCGCCCTCGGCGACGTCCAGCCCGTCGGCAAGAAGCCCATGGCCGCCGCCGACTGGGCCCGCGGCGCAGGACGCACCGTCGTGGAGACCGGCCGACTGGGGGAGACCCGATGA
- a CDS encoding HAD family hydrolase, whose amino-acid sequence MTGPAARRVDAVVLDLGNVLVRWHPDGAFTGVEATELAAWKDEVDFAAFNHAQDAGRTWADAVAHLEATAPHLAPLAARYVREYAGTLAGPVPGSHQLVTELRAAGVPVYGLTNWAADTYHHAEPAAPAIGLLLDVLVSGREGLAKPDPAIFRLAAARFALDPARTVFVDDVEANVTGARTAGFHGVVFTGTPALRTALAELGLPVARP is encoded by the coding sequence ATGACCGGTCCCGCCGCCCGCCGGGTCGACGCCGTCGTGCTCGACCTCGGCAACGTCCTCGTGCGCTGGCACCCCGACGGCGCGTTCACCGGCGTCGAGGCCACCGAGCTCGCCGCCTGGAAGGACGAGGTCGACTTCGCCGCGTTCAACCACGCCCAGGACGCCGGACGCACCTGGGCCGACGCCGTCGCCCACCTCGAGGCCACCGCACCCCACCTCGCCCCCCTGGCGGCCCGCTACGTCCGCGAGTACGCCGGCACCCTCGCCGGCCCCGTCCCCGGCAGCCACCAGCTCGTCACCGAGCTCCGCGCCGCCGGGGTGCCCGTGTACGGGCTCACCAACTGGGCCGCCGACACCTACCACCACGCCGAGCCCGCCGCCCCCGCCATCGGCCTCCTGCTCGACGTCCTCGTCTCCGGCCGCGAGGGCCTCGCCAAGCCCGACCCCGCGATCTTCCGCCTCGCCGCCGCGCGCTTCGCCCTCGACCCCGCCCGCACCGTGTTCGTCGACGACGTCGAGGCCAACGTCACGGGCGCCCGCACCGCCGGGTTCCACGGCGTGGTGTTCACCGGCACCCCCGCCCTGCGCACGGCGCTCGCAGAGCTCGGGCTGCCCGTCGCACGCCCCTGA